In Pseudoalteromonas tetraodonis, the genomic window AGCATCAGTAGCTTGTAAAGAAGCCGGCGCAAAACGTGCGCTACCATTATCGGTCAGCGTACCGTCGCATTGTGAACTTATGAAACCTGCGGCTGAAAAATTAGCCGCCGATTTAGCGGCTTTAATATTTAATTCACCTAAGTGTGATGTAATTAATAATGTTGATGTAAAAGCTGAAGGTTCAGCCGATGCAATTAAAGACGCATTAGTACGTCAGTTATACAGCCCAGTTCGTTGGACTGAAACAGTGCAAGCATTAGTTGCACAAGGCGTAACGCAAAGTTATGAATTTGGCCCTGGTAAAGTATTAACAGGACTTGCAAAACGCATTGATAAAGCGATGGTGTGTGGCTCAGTTAACGACCTTGCATCAATCGATACAGCTAAATAAGAGTATATAATATGAGTAATTTATTTTCTTTAGATGGCAAAGTTGTCCTGATCACCGGCGCTAGCCGTGGTATTGGTAAAGCGATTGCAAACACCTTAGTGGCACAAGGCGCAAAGGTAGCGGGCACAGCGACAAGCGAGTCAGGTGCGGCTAAAATTAGCGAATACTTAGGTGATAACGGTAAGGGTTATGCGCTTAACGTCACCGATCCTGCGTCAATTGAGGCAACATTAGCGGCAATTAAAGCCGATTTAGGTGATATTGATGTTTTAGTGAATAATGCCGGTATTACGCGCGATAATTTATTAATGCGCATGAAAGAGAGTGAGTGGGACGATATTATCGACACCAACTTAAGCTCTATTTTCCGTTTATCTAAAGCGGTACTTCGCCCAATGATGAAGAAAAAGAACGGCCGTATTATCAATATTGGCTCAGTAGTGGGCACTATGGGTAACGCTGGCCAAGCGAACTACGCGGCCGCTAAAGCGGGTGTTATCGGTTTTTCTAAATCATTAGCGCGTGAAGTTGCTTCTCGTGGTATTACTGTTAACGTGGTTGCACCGGGATTCATCCAAACAGACATGACGGATGATTTGACAGATGAGCAAAAAGCAGCAACGCTTGCAAACGTACCTGCGGGTCGTTTAGGCCAGCCAGATGAGATTGCAGCAGCTGTGTGTTATTTAGCATCTGACGCCGCTGCGTACGTATCAGGTGAAACTTTGCATGTAAATGGTGCGATGTACATGGTTTAGCTTCGCAATGCGAAATAGTTAAACCACAAATTACCAATGAGTTTGCTAAAAAATATTGAATTTTTCGCAAACTTGCTTTAAACATACTTGAAATCGCTGTGAAAATAAGCGATAAAAGATAAAATAAACACTCAAGAGGTTTGACCAGCAAATTATTTATGGTCAAAAGATTGAATCAGAGAATTATCGGACGTAAACTACGCCGCAATCTGAAAATAACGCATTGGCGTTTTTAATAAAGGAAAGAAGAATGAGCGATATCCAAGAACGCGTAAAGAAAATTATCATCGAACAGCTAGGTGTTAAAGAAGAAGAAGTTAAAAACGAAGCTTCATTCGTTGATGACCTAGGTGCAGACTCTCTTGATACTGTTGAATTAGTAATGGCTCTTGAAGAAGAGTTCGACACTGAGATCCCAGATGAAGAAGCTGAAAAGATCACTACAGTACAATCTGCAATCGATTACGTTACAGCTCACGCTGAGTAATTAATCGCAAATTAAGGGCAGCATCCGCTGCCTTTAATCTTTATATCCAAACCACCTCAAAGTACATGATTCAATTCCAAACCCTCACCTATCATCAGCAATTAAGTTGTTATTGCTCAGCGTTGGTTATTGGTTTGAGACTCGCACTTTGAGGTAGCTTGGGTATGATCATCCCCAATACTAATAACATAACTAGCAACAGCGTTAACGCTGAAATAAACTGAGCTAAGTTAATTGGTATAATAATAATTCCTTATTGGAGGCAAACCGTGGCTAAACGTCGTGTCGTCGTAACTGGCTTAGGAATGTTGACGCCGCTAGGCAATGATGTGCAATCAACCTGGCAAGGCTTATTAGATGGTAAAAGTGGTATTCAAAATATTACCCACTTTGATACATCAAAATTTGGTACTCACTTCGCTGGTTTAATCAATGATTTTGATGCATCGGCTTATATGTCGCCAAAAGATGCTAAAAAAATGGATTTATTTATCCAGTATGGCATTGCAGCGGGTGTTCAAGCTTTTCAAGATTCAGGCCTCGAAGTAACAGAGCAAAACGCAACCCGTATTGGTGTAGCGGTAGGTTCAGGCATTGGTGGCTTAACCCTAATCGAAGAAAACCACATTAAATTACTAAACAGCGGTCCACGAAAGTTATCGCCGTTTTATGTACCGTCTACCATTATTAATATGATCTCGGGTCACTTATCAATAATGCACGGTTTGCGTGGTCCTAATATTTCAATTGTAACCGCATGTACCACAGGTCTGCATAATATTGGCCATGCAGCGCGAATGATTGCCTACGGCGATGCCGATGCAATGGTTGCTGGTGGCGCAGAAAAAGCGTGTACGCCAATTGGTATGGGTGGCTTTAATGCCGCACGTGCGCTTTCAACGCGTAACGACGATCCACAAGCAGCGTCGCGTCCGTGGGATAAAGACCGTGATGGCTTTGTGCTTTCTGATGGCGCTGGTGTGGTGGTTGTTGAAGAATACGAACACGCTAAAGCACGTGGTGCTAAAATTTATGCAGAACTTGTTGGCTTTGGCATGAGTGGCGATGCCTACCACATGACTTCACCACCAGAAGACGGCGCAGGTGCAGCGCTGGCTATGGAAAACGCATTAAACGATGCGCAAGTAAATGCAGAGCAAGTTGGCTACATTAACGCACATGGTACGTCTACTCACGCGGGTGACAAAGCCGAAACCTCAGCGGTTAAAACCATTTTTGGTGATTCAGCGAAAGATGTGATGGTAAGCTCATCTAAATCGATGATGGGTCATTTACTAGGTGCAGCGGGCTCTGTTGAGTCGATAGTGTCTATCTTATCGTTGACCGAGCAAAAAGTAACACCCACGATTAACCTAGACAACCCAGATGAAGGGTGTGATTTAGATTACGTTCCGCACACAGCGCGAGACGCCAAACTTGATTACGCTTTGTGTAACTCATTTGGTTTTGGTGGTACTAATGGCTCGTTACTGTTTAAAAAGGTATAATCTTTTTTAACAACGAACGACAATAAGAACCCAGTTGTTTAACTGGGTTTTTTTATGTGTAAAAAAATATGCAAACAATAATAACAGCAACTGAAACCAGTAGCGTAAGTACCCGCGATAGAGGCTTAAACTATGGCGATGGCTTTTTTACAACCGCAATTATTACTCATGGACAGGTTGAGCATTGGGTTTATCACAAAGCGCGTTTAATTGAATGCGCGCAGCGTTTAGGGTTTCCGGCGCTTGAGTTTAGCGCACTTGAGTCGCACATTACTCAGCAAATAGCATCACAGGTTCAAGCGGTTCTTAAAATAGTGGTAACACGAGGCGAGGGTGGGCGAGGCTATGCGCCGCCAAGCGAATGTAATTTAAACATTATTGTGAGTGTTTTACCTTATCCAGCGCATTATCACAGCTTACGCGAAACAGGAATTAGTTTAGCTATTAGCCCAATTAAACTGGCTTTACAGCCTCATTTAGCTGGGCTTAAAACCCTAAATAGGCTTGAGCAAGTACTGATCAAAAATGCCCTACAAACCGAGCAAAGTGATGATGCACTTGTACTTGACTACAACAACAATGTAATTGAAACCTCAGCGGCTAATATTTTTGCAATAAAAAATAATAAAGTAATTAGCCCCAGGCTTGATGAGTGCGGCATTAAAGGTGTTTTTCTGCAATCTTTATGTGATAAATTAGCAATTGAATTTAAAACTATCAGCGTTGATGAGCTTACCCAAGCAGACGCGGTATTTGTATGTAATAGTTTAATGAAAATTGTGCCGGTAAAAAGCATAGGCGAGCACTGTTTTGATATTGCTCACAGTAAGTCATTACTAACAGTAGCCAAGGAGGCTTAGTGTTAAAAGTTATAGTATCAGTATTATTGCTGGCTTTTTTTAGCTCAGTGATTGGCTATCAGCAATTACAGGCAACCATTCAAACGCCATTACAGATAGCCGATAACACCCAATTTGAAGTTAAAAAAGGCACCGGCTTTAATAAGTTGTGCCGTCAATGGCAGCAGCAACAGTGGGTAGAAGACTGTTGGCGTTTTCAAATATTAGCTAAGCTCGACCCAACCTTGACCGATTTAAAAGCAGGTTTGTACGAATTAAGCTCAGATAGCGTGCTTAATAACATCAAAAAAATTAACCAAGGTCAGCAAATTAGCTTTAGCTTTACCATTATTGAAGGCCAAGCACTTAGAGATGTTTTAAATACTCTGAGTACTTCTACACACTTACAAAACGATTTAAAACTTGAGCAACTTGGCGAGCAAATAATAGGTAAGCAAACCCATCTAGAAGGTTGGTTATTCCCCGATACCTATCATTACCATAGCAATGATACTGCCAGCAGTTTACTAAAACGTGCTGCGCAAAAAATGCAGCAAACGTTGGCTGATGCTTGGCAGCAACGGGCAAGTGATTTACCTTACGATACCGCCTATGAAGCACTGATCATGGCCTCTATTATCGAAAAAGAAACCGCGCTTGCCAGCGAGCGTCCGTTAATTGCATCGGCATTTATAAATAGATTAAATACCAATATGCGCTTACAAACTGATCCAACCGTAATATATGGGCTAGGCGAAGATTTTGACGGTGATATTAAACGTAAAGACTTGAGAAATTACACACCGTATAATACTTATCGTATTAACGGATTACCGCCCACGCCAATTGCTATGCCATCCAAAGAAGCGATTTTAGCCGCGGTAAACCCGCCTAAAAGCGAGTATGTTTACTTTGTAGCAAAAGGCGATGGCAGCCATCAGTTTTCAACCACATTAAAGCAACATAATGCGGCGGTTAACCGGTATATTTTAAATAAAAAGAATTAGTGTTTATGAAACCAAAATTTATAGTTATAGAAG contains:
- the fabG gene encoding 3-oxoacyl-ACP reductase FabG, whose product is MSNLFSLDGKVVLITGASRGIGKAIANTLVAQGAKVAGTATSESGAAKISEYLGDNGKGYALNVTDPASIEATLAAIKADLGDIDVLVNNAGITRDNLLMRMKESEWDDIIDTNLSSIFRLSKAVLRPMMKKKNGRIINIGSVVGTMGNAGQANYAAAKAGVIGFSKSLAREVASRGITVNVVAPGFIQTDMTDDLTDEQKAATLANVPAGRLGQPDEIAAAVCYLASDAAAYVSGETLHVNGAMYMV
- the acpP gene encoding acyl carrier protein, giving the protein MSDIQERVKKIIIEQLGVKEEEVKNEASFVDDLGADSLDTVELVMALEEEFDTEIPDEEAEKITTVQSAIDYVTAHAE
- the fabF gene encoding beta-ketoacyl-ACP synthase II, with the protein product MAKRRVVVTGLGMLTPLGNDVQSTWQGLLDGKSGIQNITHFDTSKFGTHFAGLINDFDASAYMSPKDAKKMDLFIQYGIAAGVQAFQDSGLEVTEQNATRIGVAVGSGIGGLTLIEENHIKLLNSGPRKLSPFYVPSTIINMISGHLSIMHGLRGPNISIVTACTTGLHNIGHAARMIAYGDADAMVAGGAEKACTPIGMGGFNAARALSTRNDDPQAASRPWDKDRDGFVLSDGAGVVVVEEYEHAKARGAKIYAELVGFGMSGDAYHMTSPPEDGAGAALAMENALNDAQVNAEQVGYINAHGTSTHAGDKAETSAVKTIFGDSAKDVMVSSSKSMMGHLLGAAGSVESIVSILSLTEQKVTPTINLDNPDEGCDLDYVPHTARDAKLDYALCNSFGFGGTNGSLLFKKV
- the pabC gene encoding aminodeoxychorismate lyase yields the protein MQTIITATETSSVSTRDRGLNYGDGFFTTAIITHGQVEHWVYHKARLIECAQRLGFPALEFSALESHITQQIASQVQAVLKIVVTRGEGGRGYAPPSECNLNIIVSVLPYPAHYHSLRETGISLAISPIKLALQPHLAGLKTLNRLEQVLIKNALQTEQSDDALVLDYNNNVIETSAANIFAIKNNKVISPRLDECGIKGVFLQSLCDKLAIEFKTISVDELTQADAVFVCNSLMKIVPVKSIGEHCFDIAHSKSLLTVAKEA
- the mltG gene encoding endolytic transglycosylase MltG, giving the protein MLKVIVSVLLLAFFSSVIGYQQLQATIQTPLQIADNTQFEVKKGTGFNKLCRQWQQQQWVEDCWRFQILAKLDPTLTDLKAGLYELSSDSVLNNIKKINQGQQISFSFTIIEGQALRDVLNTLSTSTHLQNDLKLEQLGEQIIGKQTHLEGWLFPDTYHYHSNDTASSLLKRAAQKMQQTLADAWQQRASDLPYDTAYEALIMASIIEKETALASERPLIASAFINRLNTNMRLQTDPTVIYGLGEDFDGDIKRKDLRNYTPYNTYRINGLPPTPIAMPSKEAILAAVNPPKSEYVYFVAKGDGSHQFSTTLKQHNAAVNRYILNKKN